A window of the Xenopus laevis strain J_2021 chromosome 9_10L, Xenopus_laevis_v10.1, whole genome shotgun sequence genome harbors these coding sequences:
- the LOC121398027 gene encoding uncharacterized protein LOC121398027 yields MLALIPGYQMIGMLALMLIDQRIGMLALMPGDQRIGVLALMPGDQRIGMLALILRDQRIGMLALMLIDQRIGMLALMPGDQRIGMLALMPGDQRIGMLALMLRDQRIGMLALMLRDQRIGMLALMPGDRRIGMLALMPGDRRIGMLALMPGDRRIGVLALLLRNQTIGMLTLMLRDRRIGMLALLLRDRRIGMLTLMLRNQRIGMLALMPGDQRIGMLALMPGDQRIGMLALMPGDQRIGMLALMPGDQRIGMLALMPGDQRIGMLALMPGDQRIGMLALMPGDKNIGMLALMPGDKSIGMLALMPGDQRIVMLALMLRDQRIGMLALMPGDQRIGMLALMPGDKSIGMLALMLETRG; encoded by the coding sequence ATGCTTGCACTCATCCCTGGATATCAAATGATAGGTATGCTGGCACTAATGCTTATAGACCAGAGGATAGGTATGTTGGCATTAATGCCTGGAGACCAGAGGATAGGTGTGCTGGCACTAATGCCTGGAGACCAGAGGATAGGTATGCTGGCACTGATTCTTAGAGACCAGAGGATAGGTATGTTGGCACTAATGCTTATAGACCAGAGGATAGGTATGCTGGCACTAATGCCTGGAGACCAGAGGATAGGTATGCTGGCACTAATGCCTGGAGACCAGAGGATAGGTATGCTGGCACTGATGCTTAGAGACCAGAGGATAGGTATGTTGGCACTAATGCTTAGAGACCAGAGGATAGGTATGTTGGCACTAATGCCTGGAGACCGGAGGATAGGTATGTTGGCACTAATGCCTGGAGACCGGAGGATAGGTATGTTGGCACTAATGCCTGGAGACCGGAGGATAGGTGTGTTGGCACTATTGCTTAGAAACCAGACGATAGGTATGTTGACACTAATGCTTAGAGACCGGAGGATAGGTATGTTGGCACTATTGCTTAGAGACCGAAGGATAGGTATGTTGACACTAATGCTTAGAAACCAGAGGATAGGTATGCTGGCACTAATGCCTGGAGACCAGAGGATAGGTATGCTGGCACTAATGCCTGGAGACCAAAGGATAGGTATGCTGGCACTAATGCCTGGAGACCAGAGGATAGGTATGCTGGCACTAATGCCTGGAGACCAGAGGATAGGTATGCTGGCACTAATGCCTGGAGACCAGAGGATAGGTATGCTGGCACTAATGCCTGGAGACCAGAGGATAGGTATGCTGGCACTAATGCCTGGAGATAAGAACATAGGTATGCTGGCACTAATGCCTGGAGACAAGAGCATAGGTATGTTGGCACTAATGCCTGGAGACCAGAGGATAGTTATGCTGGCACTAATGCTTAGAGACCAAAGGATAGGTATGCTGGCACTAATGCCTGGAGACCAGAGGATAGGTATGCTGGC